One part of the Acidobacteriota bacterium genome encodes these proteins:
- a CDS encoding PIN domain-containing protein: MSAGDNLELVDTNVLVYQYDESAAEKKGRAFDLVDRLWSERTGALSIQVLQEFFVTVTRKVPRPVSATTARELLSSFSTWHVHRPETSDVLAAVDLQQRYQTSFWDAMILRSAQALGCRILWTEDLNSGQSYDGVIVRNPFADLR, translated from the coding sequence ATGAGTGCTGGAGACAATCTGGAGCTGGTCGATACCAACGTTCTCGTCTACCAGTATGACGAGTCTGCGGCGGAAAAGAAGGGTCGCGCTTTCGATCTCGTGGATAGGCTCTGGTCTGAGCGGACGGGAGCTCTGAGCATCCAGGTTCTCCAAGAGTTTTTTGTCACCGTCACGCGCAAGGTTCCGCGGCCGGTGTCGGCAACCACTGCTCGTGAGCTATTGAGTAGCTTCTCGACCTGGCACGTTCACCGGCCGGAAACAAGCGATGTTTTGGCTGCTGTCGACCTCCAGCAGCGCTATCAGACGTCTTTTTGGGACGCCATGATCCTGCGCAGCGCGCAGGCCTTGGGCTGTCGTATTTTATGGACGGAAGATCTCAACTCTGGACAGAGCTACGATGGCGTAATAGTGCGAAATCCTTTCGCAGATCTGCGATGA